One segment of Phragmites australis chromosome 13, lpPhrAust1.1, whole genome shotgun sequence DNA contains the following:
- the LOC133888146 gene encoding MADS-box transcription factor 26-like, with the protein MVRGKVQMRRIENPVHRQVTFCKRRMSLLKKAKELSILCDADIGVIVFYAHGKIYELATNGNMQGLIERYKSAYTQRKGESSEQNKPQAIQQEVLMLTHEIDLLQKGLRYMNGERDINHMNLDELQALENNLEIWVNNIRSQKMQIMSREIEMLRNQEGILKAANDILQERIIEQNGILDVSSNTMIPQVTYPLAMESNYYL; encoded by the exons ATGGTTCGTGGGAAGGTTCAGATGAGGAGGATAGAAAACCCTGTGCACAGGCAGGTCACCTTCTGCAAACGGCGGATGAGCCTGCTTAAGAAGGCCAAGGAGTTATCTATTTTATGTGATGCTGACATTGGTGTCATTGTGTTCTACGCTCATGGAAAGATTTATGAGTTAGCTACCAATGG GAACATGCAAGGCTTGATCGAGAGGTACAAGAGTGCCTATACGCAAAGGAAAGGTGAAAGTAGCGAACAGAACAAACCTCAG GCAATACAACAAGAGGTACTAATGTTAACACATGAAATTGACTTACTTCAGAAGGGCTTAAG ATACATGAATGGTGAGAGAGATATAAACCACATGAATCTTGATGAGCTCCAAGCCCTCGAAAACAATCTTGAAATCTGGGTCAATAACATTCGCTCCCAAAAG ATGCAGATCATGTCTAGGGAGATCGAGATGCTCAGGAACCAG GAAGGCATATTGAAGGCTGCAAATGATATACTTCAAGAAAGG ATAATCGAGCAGAATGGGATTCTGGATGTCAGCAGCAACACGATGATACCACAAGTGACATACCCACTTGCCATGGAGAGTAACTACTATCTCTAG
- the LOC133888145 gene encoding GTP-binding protein YPTM1-like: MSNEFDYLFKLLLIGDSSVGKSCFLLRFADDSYVDSYISTIGVDFKIRTVEMDGKTIKLQIWDTAGQERFRTITSSYYRGAHGIIIVYDITDMESFNNVKQWLSEIDRYASDSVCKLLVGNKCDLAESRAVETAAAQAYADEIGIPFLETSAKESINVEEAFLAMSAAIQKIKSGSQATLERKASNLVQMKGQPIQQQQLQKSRCCST; encoded by the exons ATGAGCAACGAATT TGATTACCTGTTCAAGCTTCTCCTGATCGGCGACTCCTCGGTCGGCAAGTCCTGCTTCCTCCTCCGTTTCGCT GATGATTCCTATGTCGACAGCTACATTAGCACCATTGGTGTTGACTTT AAAATTCGCACGGTCGAGATGGACGGGAAGACCATAAAATTGCAGATT TGGGACACAGCAGGACAGGAGAGATTCAGAACCATTACGAGCAGCTACTACCGAGGAGCTCATGGGATAATT ATCGTCTACGACATTACGGACATGGAAAGCTTCAATAATGTCAAGCAGTGGTTGAGCGAGATCGACAGATACGCCAGCGACAGCGTATGCAAGCTTCTTGTTGGCAACAAATGTGATCTAGCTGAGAGCAGGGCTGTCGAGACTGCAGCAGCTCAG GCTTATGCTGATGAGATAGGCATTCCATTCCTCGAAACGAGTGCTAAAGAATCGATCAACGTTGAGGAGGCTTTCTTGGCAATGTCTGCAGCAATCCAGAAAAT TAAATCGGGGAGTCAGGCAACCCTGGAGAGGAAGGCTTCTAATCTAGTTCAGATGAAAGGTCAGCCaattcagcagcagcagctgcagaagAGCAGATGCTGTTCAACATGA